From the Phyllostomus discolor isolate MPI-MPIP mPhyDis1 chromosome 7, mPhyDis1.pri.v3, whole genome shotgun sequence genome, one window contains:
- the LOC114502111 gene encoding fatty acid-binding protein, adipocyte isoform X1: MCDAFVGTWKLVSSENFDDYMKEVGVGFATRKVAGMAKPNMIISVNGDVITIKSESTFKNTEISFKLGQEFDEVTADDRKVKSMITLDGGVLIQVQKWDGKSTTIKRKRVDDKLVVECIMKGVTSTRVYERA, translated from the exons ATGTGTGATGCATTTGTAGGTACCTGGAAACTTGTCTCCAGTGAAAACTTTGATGATTACATGAAAGAAGTGG GAGTAGGCTTTGCCACCAGGAAAGTGGCTGGTATGGCCAAACCCAACATGATCATCAGTGTCAATGGGGATGTGATCACCATTAAATCAGAAAGTACCTTTAAAAACACAGAGATTTCCTTTAAACTGGGCCAGGAATTTGATGAAGTCACAGCAGATGACAGAAAAGTCAAG AGCATGATAACCTTAGATGGAGGTGTCCTCATACAGGTGCAGAAATGGGATGGAAAGTCAACAAccataaagagaaagagagtggaTGATAAACTTGTGGTG GAATGTATCATGAAAGGCGTCACTTCTACCCGAGTTTATGAAAGAGCATAA